A portion of the Suricata suricatta isolate VVHF042 chromosome 11, meerkat_22Aug2017_6uvM2_HiC, whole genome shotgun sequence genome contains these proteins:
- the LOC115272571 gene encoding olfactory receptor 52A5, with protein MLMLNGSVFMPSVLTLIGIPGLQSVQCWIGIPFCVMYIIAVIGNSLILGIIKHEHSLHKPMYIFLAMLGATDIALSTCILPKMLGIFWFHLPEISFAACLLQMWLIHSFQAIESGILLAMALDRYVAICDPLRHTIIFSQQLLTHIGVGVTLRAAILIGPSIMLIKCRLKLYRTTVISHSYCEHMAIVKLAVEDIRINKIYGLFVAFSILGFDIIFITLSYVQIFVTVCQLPQKEARFKAFNTCIAHICVFLQFYLLAFFSFFTHRFGSHIPTYVHILLSNLYLLAPPFLNPIVYGVKTKQIRDHVLKIFFSKNILDH; from the coding sequence ATGCTCATGCTCAATGGCTCAGTCTTCATGCCCTCTGTACTAACGCTCATTGGGATTCCTGGACTACAGTCAGTGCAGTGTTGGATTGGGATTCCATTCTGTGTCATGTATATCATCGCTGTGATTGGGAACTCCCTAATTTTAGGTATCATCAAACATGAACACAGCCTCCATAAGCCCATGTACATATTTTTGGCCATGCTGGGGGCCACAGATATTGCACTTAGCACGTGTATTCTGCCCAAAATGTTGGGCATCTTCTGGTTTCATTTGCCAGAGATTTCCTTTGCAGCCTGCCTGCTACAAATgtggcttattcattcattccaggcAATCGAATCAGGCATCCTCCTGGCAATGGCGCTAgatcgctatgtggccatctgtgaCCCCCTGAGACATACCATCATCTTCTCCCAGCAACTCTTGACTCACATTGGAGTTGGGGTGACACTCAGGGCTGCCATTCTTATAGGACCATCCATTATGCTCATCAAATGCCGTCTGAAACTCTACCGAACTACGGTCATCTCTCACTCTTACTGCGAGCACATGGCTATTGTGAAGCTAGCTGTTGAGGATATCCGGATCAACAAGATATACGGCCTATTTGTTGCCTTCAGTATCTTAGGGTTTGACATAATCTTCATCACCTTGTCTTATGTGCAAATCTTTGTCACTGTGTGTCAGTTGCCCCAGAAAGAGGCACGTTTCAAGGCCTTCAATACATGCATTGCCCACATCTGTGTCTTCCTACAGTTCTACCTCCttgcattcttctctttcttcactcATAGATTTGGCTCTCACATACCAACATATGTTCATATCCTCCTATCAAACCTTTACCTGTTAGCCCCACCTTTTCTCAACCCCATTGTATATGGTGTGAAGACCAAACAAATTCGTGACCAtgtcctgaaaatatttttctccaaaaatattcTTGATCATTAG
- the LOC115272573 gene encoding olfactory receptor 52A1-like, which yields MSISNITIFMPSVLTLIGIPGLEAVQCWIGIPFCVMYLIAIIGNSLLLIIIRSERSLHEPMYIFLGMLGATDIALATSIVPKMLGIFWFHVPEIYFDSCLLQMCLIHTFQGIESGILLAMALDRYVAICHPLRHAVIFTHRLVTQIGTVVALRATFLVAPSLILIKFRFQFYHTTIISHSYCEHMAIVKLAAENVQINKIYGLFVAFTVAGFDLMFITLSYIQIFITVFRLPQKEARLKAFNTCIAHICVFLQFYLLAFFSFFTHRFGAHIPPYIHILFSSLYLLVPPFLNPLVYGAKTKQIRIHMVKMLCL from the coding sequence ATGTCCATTTCCAACATCACAATCTTCATGCCTTCTGTGTTGACACTAATAGGGATTCCAGGCCTAGAGGCTGTGCAGTGCTGGATTGGGATTCCATTCTGTGTCATGTATCTCATTGCTATCATTGGAAATTCGTTGCTTTTGATCATCATCAGATCAGAGCGCAGCCTCCATGAGCCCATGTACATTTTTCTAGGCATGCTGGGAGCCACAGATATTGCGCTTGCTACCAGCATTGTGCCCAAGATGCTGGGGATATTCTGGTTTCATGTGCCAGAGATTTATTTTGATTCCTGTTTGCTTCAAATGTGTCTCATTCACACATTTCAGGGCATAGAGTCAGGCATCCTGTTGGCCATGGCCCTGGATCGTTATGTGGCCATCTGTCATCCACTAAGACATGCTGTCATCTTCACCCACCGCCTTGTCACCCAAATAGGGACTGTGGTAGCACTCAGGGCTACTTTCCTAGTAGCACCAAGCCTAATACTGATAAAGTTCCGGTTTCAATTTTACCATACAACCATCATTTCCCACTCCTATTGTGAGCATATGGCCATTGTGAAGCTGGCTGCAGAAAATGTGCAGATCAACAAAATCTATGGTCTATTTGTGGCATTTACAGTTGCAGGGTTTGACCTCATGTTCATCACTTTGTCCTACATACAGATCTTTATCACCGTTTTCCGTTTGCCCCAGAAGGAGGCTCGTTTGAAAGCATTCAATACATGCATCGCTCacatctgtgtcttcctccagTTCTACCTCCttgccttcttctccttcttcacacATAGGTTTGGTGCTCATATTCCTCCTTATATCCATATCCTCTTTTCTAGCCTCTACTTGCTGGTCCCCCCATTTCTCAATCCACTTGTCTATGGTGCCAAGACCAAGCAGATCCGCATTCATATGGTAAAGATGTTGTGTTTGTAA
- the LOC115272024 gene encoding olfactory receptor 52A1-like: MSIANTTTFMPSLLTFIGIPGLETIQCWIGIPFCAMYIIALVGNSLLLIIIKSEPSLHEPMYIFLAMLGATDIALSTSIVPKMLGIFWFHLPEIYFDACLFQMWLIHTFQGIESGVLLAMALDRYVAICHPLRHAVIFTRQLVMHIGIGVTLRPAILVIPCLLLIKCRLKLYRTKLISHTYCEHMALVKLATEDVYINKFYGLLGAFIVGGLDFILITLSYVQIFITVFHLSQKEARLKAFNTCIPHICVFFQFYLLAFFSFFTHRSGTSIPPYVHITLSNLYLLVPPFLNPFVYGVKIKHIRDKVVKMFHSKEEA, encoded by the coding sequence ATGTCTATTGCAAATACCACCACATTCATGCCCTCTCTGCTGACTTTCATTGGGATCCCTGGTCTGGAAACTATACAGTGTTGGATTGGGATTCCATTCTGTGCTATGTACATTATTGCTTTGGTGGGAAATTCTCTGCTTTTGATCATCATCAAATCTGAACCCAGTCTCCATGAACCCATGTATATCTTTCTGGCAATGTTGGGAGCCACAGACATTGCACTTAGCACCAGCATTGTCCCCAAGATGCTTGGGATTTTTTGGTTCCACTTGCCGGAGATCTATTTTGATGCTTGCCTCTTTCAGATGTGGCTCATCCATACATTTCAAGGTATTGAATCAGGAGTCCTTTTGGCCATGGCTCTGGATCGCTATGTAGCAATCTGTCATCCCCTGAGGCATGCTGTCATATTCACTCGACAACTGGTCATGCATATTGGAATTGGGGTCACATTGCGGCCTGCCATTCTGGTAATCCCATGCCTCTTGCTCATAAAGTGTCGTCTGAAACTTTACCGAACCAAGTTGATATCCCACACTTACTGTGAACACATGGCCCTGGTGAAGCTTGCCACTGAAGACGTTTACATCAATAAATTCTATGGTCTCCTTGGAGCTTTTATTGTTGGTGGCCTGGACTTCATTTTGATCACTCTCTCCTATGTACAAATATTTATCACTGTCTTCCACCTCTCCCAGAAAGAGGCACGTCTTAAGGCCTTTAATACATGTATTCCCCACATATGTGTCTTCTTCCAATTCTATCtccttgcatttttttcctttttcactcaCAGATCTGGTACTTCTATTCCACCATATGTACATATCACCTTGTCTAACCTTTACCTACTGGTTCCACCTTTCCTCAACCCCTTTGTCTATGGGGTGAAAATC